From Bacteroidota bacterium, one genomic window encodes:
- a CDS encoding T9SS type A sorting domain-containing protein, whose product MKKNIFFFFFLFSVSVSGQMSPSWINHFCCFDSVGPHSFSYPLGVVVENDSIIVGYFEDDSMKVKIISSNTGADLSNFDFTNDTVFSPVYYGGSFVKCREGYVSVTSTTDANGSSFLIFNVIDHNFNLINSTRLGTAYLQNKMTGLFNYPGSDTSYYVAQLSDSLRIFNFNTTDYSARVFSYGKDRMDRLYRNLFFNSSGDLTVVGFEPDGSHSSLVFKRIEVLNGNLLQSKDSTLSLGYSHECLQKDDSLIVVFTPLLPWPDLTFMSVDMNSFEYSDLIYTGEVVTGYFYRNLCKSPTLDKYYVETEEELFQFGTDYSFEYVRVLGQSTVGIYNQSPVLFDQNENPILFNSYLNNTILNEDLICRRLDRNSGNTIDSLIYDDVRNTPDFAVAQFFDAGNNLNLLYANDFDDAFILQEEAQLNIIQLSSLTNSQDEIPLEVIVIYPNPVSNYMKLSNKNLAGCRVDLCDVTGKSLKKFILNPESEIDVSDLKTGLYFLQFKKEGIVISNAKFIKIEN is encoded by the coding sequence ATGAAAAAAAACATCTTTTTCTTTTTCTTCCTTTTTTCGGTTTCTGTATCAGGTCAAATGAGCCCTTCATGGATCAACCACTTTTGTTGTTTTGATTCAGTTGGGCCGCATTCATTTTCATATCCATTGGGAGTTGTAGTTGAAAATGATTCTATAATTGTTGGTTATTTTGAAGATGATTCAATGAAAGTAAAGATCATCAGTTCTAATACAGGTGCCGACCTGAGCAATTTTGATTTTACCAACGATACTGTTTTTTCTCCCGTTTACTATGGCGGGAGTTTTGTAAAATGCAGGGAAGGGTATGTAAGTGTTACTTCAACTACAGATGCAAATGGATCTTCATTTTTGATCTTCAATGTCATTGATCATAACTTCAATCTTATTAATTCAACACGCCTGGGTACAGCATATTTACAAAATAAGATGACGGGATTATTTAATTATCCCGGTTCTGATACTTCATATTATGTTGCTCAACTTTCAGATTCATTAAGGATATTTAATTTTAATACAACTGATTATAGTGCAAGGGTTTTTAGCTATGGCAAGGATCGGATGGATCGACTTTACAGAAACCTCTTTTTTAATTCTTCGGGTGACCTGACAGTTGTCGGTTTCGAACCGGATGGGTCGCATTCATCTTTGGTGTTTAAAAGAATTGAAGTGCTGAATGGAAATTTACTACAGTCAAAGGATAGTACACTATCACTAGGATATTCTCATGAGTGTTTGCAGAAAGACGATTCTTTAATAGTAGTTTTTACGCCTCTGCTTCCATGGCCTGATTTAACTTTTATGTCTGTTGACATGAATTCTTTTGAGTATTCCGATTTGATCTACACAGGTGAAGTTGTGACTGGTTACTTTTATAGAAATTTATGTAAATCTCCCACCTTAGATAAGTATTATGTTGAAACAGAAGAGGAGTTATTTCAATTCGGCACTGACTATTCTTTTGAATATGTTAGAGTATTGGGACAGTCAACAGTTGGTATTTATAATCAATCTCCGGTTTTATTTGATCAGAATGAAAACCCTATTTTGTTTAATTCCTATTTAAACAATACAATTTTAAATGAAGATCTTATCTGCAGAAGGCTTGACAGAAATTCAGGAAATACAATTGATTCACTGATTTATGACGATGTTCGAAATACTCCGGATTTTGCAGTAGCACAATTTTTTGATGCAGGCAATAATTTGAATTTGCTTTATGCAAATGATTTTGATGATGCATTCATCCTTCAGGAAGAAGCACAGTTAAACATTATTCAACTTAGTTCCCTTACTAATTCTCAGGATGAGATTCCTCTTGAAGTAATAGTGATTTACCCAAATCCTGTATCCAATTACATGAAGTTAAGCAATAAGAATTTAGCAGGTTGCCGGGTTGATTTGTGCGATGTAACAGGGAAATCATTGAAAAAATTTATTTTGAATCCTGAGAGCGAGATTGATGTATCGGATTTAAAGACCGGATTATATTTTTTGCAATTCAAAAAAGAGGGAATAGTAATTTCAAATGCTAAATTTATTAAAATCGAAAATTAA
- a CDS encoding tetratricopeptide repeat protein, whose amino-acid sequence MNFDMAIKEESAFNFAKLSYELSFQDVALASFRNFMKDFPQSAYNDQANEMLITIYMNTRNYKDAITALDGVKNKTQNIKTAYQKVSYYRGVELFMDNNTKEAIQLFKASQQYPNDQNLVAEANYWTGEAQYKLEDYEDAIKAYNAFLLTPAALKSERYNLANYNIGYSYYKMENFPEALNSFRKYVKDKMRTDVSRFNDATLRLADCYFIQKDQASAMDYYNQAIAANAKSSDYALYQKAAIQGIQGKFADKVNTLQKLFEKYPKSVYYDDGLYEAGQACMAQGNFELSLKYFNRVINEYPNGIYFRKAELGAALVYYNTKQDDKAMAAYKRIVQKYPNTSESHEALVQIKNISVSQNKVDDYLNYVKNVPNADVSEAAEDSLTYEAAELVYTQGNCEIAIREFDKYMTKFPNAIFKVNASYYKSDCLYKAKKYQEALPGFEYVVDQPKTNITEKSLLNAAVINYRLKNYERSFVQFEALEGIAEVKENILASYSGQMRSASKMFDNAKATSAAQKILNSTTTDKDLINEAHLVMGRSYFEKKDFGSAKTELSIVAKRTNSEMTAESKYLLAAIEYNTANYKESTKLIFEIQKQVPSYDYWIAKGFILLGDNYVAQNDTFQAKETYKSIIANYEKDANDPDDLKAIATEKLAAISVPEKSKEMDQKLRDDESVEDSTEIDNKK is encoded by the coding sequence ATGAATTTCGATATGGCTATCAAGGAAGAATCGGCATTCAACTTTGCGAAACTGTCATACGAACTGTCTTTTCAGGATGTAGCTTTAGCCTCATTCAGAAATTTCATGAAAGATTTTCCGCAAAGTGCATATAATGATCAGGCAAATGAAATGCTCATTACGATCTACATGAATACCAGAAATTATAAAGATGCAATTACCGCGCTGGATGGAGTGAAAAACAAAACACAGAATATAAAAACGGCATATCAAAAAGTAAGCTACTATCGCGGAGTTGAATTGTTCATGGATAATAATACGAAAGAAGCGATTCAGCTTTTCAAAGCATCTCAACAATATCCTAACGACCAGAACCTGGTCGCTGAAGCGAATTACTGGACAGGAGAAGCTCAGTATAAGCTGGAAGATTACGAAGATGCAATCAAAGCTTACAATGCGTTCTTACTTACTCCTGCTGCATTGAAAAGCGAGCGCTACAATCTTGCGAATTATAATATCGGATACTCATATTACAAAATGGAAAACTTTCCTGAAGCATTGAATTCGTTCAGGAAATATGTGAAGGATAAAATGCGTACTGATGTTTCCCGTTTTAATGATGCAACTTTGCGTCTTGCGGATTGCTACTTTATTCAAAAAGATCAGGCAAGTGCAATGGACTACTACAATCAGGCAATTGCTGCAAATGCAAAGTCCAGCGATTATGCTTTGTATCAGAAAGCTGCTATACAAGGCATACAGGGAAAGTTCGCAGATAAGGTAAACACACTTCAGAAATTATTTGAAAAATATCCAAAGTCAGTTTACTATGATGATGGATTGTATGAAGCAGGACAAGCTTGTATGGCACAAGGAAATTTTGAATTGTCACTGAAATATTTTAACCGGGTGATAAATGAATATCCAAACGGAATCTATTTCAGAAAAGCTGAACTTGGTGCTGCATTGGTTTATTACAACACTAAACAGGATGATAAAGCGATGGCTGCATATAAACGCATCGTACAGAAGTATCCAAATACTTCTGAGTCGCACGAAGCTTTGGTTCAGATCAAAAATATCAGCGTGTCGCAAAACAAAGTTGATGATTACCTGAACTATGTAAAAAATGTTCCGAATGCTGATGTATCGGAAGCAGCAGAGGATTCTTTGACTTATGAAGCTGCTGAATTGGTTTACACACAAGGAAACTGCGAAATCGCCATCCGTGAATTTGATAAGTACATGACCAAATTCCCTAATGCAATTTTCAAAGTAAATGCCAGCTATTATAAATCTGATTGCCTTTACAAAGCAAAAAAATATCAGGAAGCACTTCCGGGATTTGAATATGTAGTCGATCAGCCGAAGACAAATATTACAGAGAAGTCGTTGCTGAATGCTGCAGTGATCAACTATCGCCTTAAGAATTATGAAAGGTCTTTTGTTCAGTTTGAAGCCCTGGAAGGAATTGCTGAAGTCAAAGAAAATATTCTTGCGTCTTATTCAGGTCAGATGCGTTCTGCTTCTAAGATGTTTGACAATGCAAAAGCAACGTCTGCTGCTCAAAAGATTCTAAACTCAACTACCACAGATAAAGACCTCATCAATGAAGCGCATCTTGTAATGGGTCGTTCTTATTTTGAGAAAAAGGATTTTGGTTCTGCAAAAACAGAATTATCAATTGTAGCAAAACGTACAAACAGTGAAATGACCGCTGAAAGCAAGTATCTGCTGGCAGCCATTGAATACAATACTGCAAACTACAAGGAATCTACTAAACTTATTTTTGAAATTCAGAAACAGGTTCCGTCGTATGACTATTGGATTGCAAAAGGATTCATCCTTTTAGGTGACAATTACGTTGCACAGAACGATACTTTCCAGGCAAAGGAAACTTACAAAAGTATAATTGCCAACTACGAAAAGGACGCAAATGATCCTGACGATCTGAAGGCAATTGCTACTGAAAAGCTTGCTGCTATTTCAGTTCCGGAAAAGAGTAAAGAAATGGATCAGAAACTACGCGATGATGAATCAGTAGAAGACTCAACTGAAATTGATAATAAGAAATAA
- a CDS encoding TonB-dependent receptor, producing MNKYFLIAALCVSPFSMFSQSTDEPKKPSDAKEDLGDETYIIVKDYRPILAESAKISDSPEGDTSSTNPPEMKYSIRSQKAETSYETSTIKAVKIKDEPLTKLYRSYIKLGLGNYSIYNGELYVNALRSKTGSLGLALGHHSGSPGLKGVGPAAYSKNHGGVYGKYMLDNKTFAGEFNFDRNAVHYYGYNSEDSILDKSQIAQRFNIFGLKLNFATNYLKRDKIDYSAGIDWNSVNDKYEVNESDVRVHGFVGKDMESFYLKTDLSFDYFKKSRANYELFSSNTDLSRHIINVVPMIQLKNEKARLNLGVDLALEKNLESEIHLFPKVDFSLPIAENIFYLFANVSGGVVKNNFLTMALENPFVNSTVQPMNTINKIELKGGMNGSFSSRVSFLAFVKYSSFDRLQLYYNDSISSNKFNTLYTNGKVLNIHGELTYRAGEKFEASVHIDQYKYSLDFSQKAWHHPNTEVKFSAKYNLRDKLYIDGALFGRGSYYVRIQELNGFSEKSIKGYVDGNLGLEYRYSKILSVFANFNNLGFARYYYWNDYPSERFNMLAGITYSF from the coding sequence TTGAATAAATATTTTTTGATAGCTGCACTCTGTGTTTCGCCTTTCAGTATGTTTTCTCAAAGTACAGACGAGCCGAAGAAGCCCTCAGATGCAAAAGAAGATCTTGGTGATGAAACTTATATCATTGTTAAAGATTACCGTCCAATCTTAGCTGAATCTGCCAAGATCTCTGATTCTCCCGAAGGTGATACAAGTTCTACGAACCCACCGGAAATGAAATATTCAATTCGTTCTCAGAAAGCTGAAACATCCTATGAAACGAGTACGATCAAAGCTGTAAAGATCAAGGATGAACCACTGACTAAACTATATCGTTCGTATATCAAATTAGGTCTTGGAAATTATTCGATCTATAATGGTGAATTATATGTGAATGCATTGCGATCTAAAACAGGTTCGTTAGGACTTGCTTTGGGACATCATTCCGGTTCACCGGGGCTCAAAGGTGTAGGTCCTGCTGCTTACAGCAAGAATCATGGTGGTGTTTATGGAAAGTATATGCTGGATAATAAAACATTCGCCGGCGAATTTAATTTCGACCGGAATGCAGTTCATTATTATGGTTACAATAGTGAAGACTCTATTCTCGATAAAAGTCAGATCGCACAGCGATTCAATATTTTCGGATTGAAATTAAATTTTGCAACTAATTACCTGAAACGGGATAAAATAGATTATTCAGCAGGCATTGACTGGAATTCGGTAAATGATAAATACGAAGTGAATGAAAGTGATGTGAGGGTTCATGGGTTTGTTGGAAAAGATATGGAAAGCTTCTATCTGAAGACAGACTTGTCGTTCGATTATTTCAAAAAATCACGCGCAAATTATGAATTGTTTAGCAGCAATACTGATCTGAGTCGTCACATCATAAATGTTGTTCCAATGATCCAGTTGAAGAATGAGAAAGCCCGCCTGAATCTTGGAGTTGATCTTGCACTGGAGAAAAATCTGGAATCAGAGATTCATCTTTTTCCTAAAGTTGACTTCTCTTTGCCTATAGCTGAGAATATTTTCTACCTCTTTGCAAATGTAAGTGGAGGAGTGGTTAAGAATAATTTCCTGACGATGGCGCTGGAAAATCCTTTTGTGAATTCAACAGTTCAGCCAATGAATACAATTAACAAGATCGAACTAAAGGGTGGGATGAATGGAAGTTTCTCTTCGCGTGTGTCGTTTCTTGCATTTGTAAAGTATTCTTCGTTTGACAGACTTCAATTATATTACAACGATTCCATTTCTTCAAATAAATTTAATACACTTTATACAAATGGAAAAGTGTTAAACATTCATGGTGAATTAACTTATCGTGCCGGTGAGAAGTTTGAAGCATCTGTTCATATTGATCAGTATAAATATTCACTTGACTTTTCACAGAAAGCATGGCATCATCCGAATACTGAAGTTAAATTCAGTGCAAAGTATAATCTTCGGGACAAGCTCTATATCGATGGCGCTTTATTCGGTCGGGGAAGTTACTACGTAAGAATTCAAGAATTAAATGGCTTCAGTGAAAAAAGTATAAAAGGGTATGTTGATGGAAATCTTGGTCTCGAGTATCGTTATTCCAAGATATTATCTGTCTTTGCTAACTTCAATAACCTTGGTTTCGCCAGATATTATTACTGGAACGATTATCCGTCAGAGAGGTTTAATATGCTGGCGGGGATTACTTATTCCTTTTAG
- a CDS encoding enoyl-CoA hydratase/isomerase family protein — translation MSSGQVNTIVNGKIAEITFHHPQSNSLPGMLLMQLASEIEKAGNDENTTVILLKSEGEKTFCAGASFDELVAIENLEQGKKFFSGFAAVINAIRKAPKFVIARVQGKAVGGGVGIACAADYTFATMAASVKLSELAVGIGPFVVGPAVERKIGNSAFSSMSINATEWQDASWAKEKGMYAEVHESIEGMDQSISNLTTKLSNSNPEAMKELKKVFWEGTENWDTLLVERAEISGKLVLSDFTRQSIAKFKQGAR, via the coding sequence ATGAGTTCAGGACAAGTAAACACGATAGTTAACGGCAAAATTGCCGAGATCACTTTTCATCATCCTCAAAGCAATTCCCTACCAGGAATGCTATTGATGCAGCTTGCCAGTGAAATTGAAAAAGCAGGCAATGATGAAAATACAACAGTCATCTTATTGAAAAGCGAAGGCGAGAAAACTTTCTGTGCGGGAGCTTCATTTGACGAGTTAGTTGCGATTGAAAATCTTGAACAAGGAAAAAAATTCTTCTCCGGTTTCGCTGCCGTCATTAATGCAATCAGAAAAGCTCCGAAGTTTGTAATAGCAAGAGTACAAGGCAAAGCTGTCGGCGGTGGTGTGGGAATTGCCTGTGCTGCTGATTACACTTTTGCGACAATGGCTGCATCAGTTAAATTAAGTGAGCTTGCAGTCGGTATCGGACCATTTGTGGTGGGTCCTGCAGTAGAAAGAAAGATCGGAAATTCAGCATTTAGTTCAATGTCTATAAATGCAACTGAATGGCAGGACGCTTCGTGGGCGAAAGAAAAAGGAATGTATGCTGAGGTCCATGAATCAATTGAAGGAATGGATCAATCAATTTCAAACCTGACAACAAAATTATCAAACAGCAATCCCGAAGCAATGAAAGAACTTAAAAAAGTTTTCTGGGAAGGCACGGAGAATTGGGATACATTACTTGTTGAACGAGCAGAGATCAGCGGAAAACTTGTATTGTCGGATTTTACCAGACAGTCGATTGCGAAGTTTAAACAGGGAGCGCGGTAG